Proteins encoded together in one Amblyomma americanum isolate KBUSLIRL-KWMA chromosome 1, ASM5285725v1, whole genome shotgun sequence window:
- the LOC144113189 gene encoding uncharacterized protein LOC144113189, with translation MMHELGGLDTPRRLRLFPAIHRPEFLVDAHALVTGHKSYSVVNCVNWFRLAGDLVRHHELRLQAFPAGWERLRGSGQPHLEAHHRNMMHELGGLDTPRRLRLFPAIHRPEFLVDAHALVTGHKSYSVVNCVNWFRLAGDLVRHHELRLQAFPAGWERLRGSGQPHLEAHRRNMMHKLGCLDTSPRLRPLPSVHLWRPEFVADAQAMVTGDKSN, from the exons ATGATGCACGAACTGGGTGGCCTGGACACACCTCGCCGCCTTCGACTTTTCCCCGCCATCCACCGCCCAGAGTTCCTGGTGGATGCTCATGCATTGGTGACTGGGCACAAAAGCTACTCCGTCGTGAACTGTGTCAACTGGTTCCGGTTGGCAGGCGATCTCGTCCGCCACCATGAGCTGCGATTGCAGGCGTTCCCGGCAGGTTGGGAAAGGCTTCGTGGTTCCGGCCAGCCGCACTTGGAAGCTCATC ACCGCAACATGATGCACGAACTGGGTGGCCTGGACACACCTCGCCGCCTTCGACTTTTCCCCGCCATCCACCGCCCAGAGTTCCTGGTGGATGCTCATGCATTGGTGACTGGGCACAAAAGCTACTCCGTCGTGAACTGTGTCAACTGGTTCCGGTTGGCAGGCGATCTCGTCCGCCACCATGAGCTGCGATTGCAGGCGTTCCCGGCAGGTTGGGAAAGGCTTCGTGGTTCCGGCCAGCCGCACTTGGAAGCTCATC GCCGCAACATGATGCACAAACTGGGCTGCCTCGACACATCTCCACGCCTTCGACCTTTGCCCTCCGTCCACCTCTGGCGCCCTGAGTTCGTTGCCGATGCTCAAGCAATGGTGACTGGGGACAAAAGCAACTAA